In the genome of Bacillus thuringiensis, the window GCTTGAACTAATCCTTGTTTTGCAGGATGCGATACTTCAGCAGCCGCCGAACTATACGTCGCTTCTCCGACACCAGCAACGTTTGAAAATACAGCGCGTTTGACGCCCCATGCAATAGCTGCACCAACAATTCCACCAAACATTTCATTTACACCAAATGCGCTAGAGAAAATTAAAGCAAACATACTTGGAATATCCGATACATTCGCAATTAATATGATACATGTAACAATTACATAGCCAATTGCCATAAATGGAACAAGCATTTGAGAAACGCCAGCAATTCTCTTTACACCACCAAAAATAATTGCTGCTAGTAACACGACTAAAAATATACCAGTTATATATTTGTTAATACCATTAGAGTTTTCAAATCCAACTGCGATACTACTAGATTGAATACCTGGTAATAACACGCCATATGAAAGTGTTACAACTACCGCTACAATGACTGCAAACCATTTCATTTTTAAACCTTTCTCAATGAAATATGGAGTACCGCCGCGATATTCATTCCCTACTTTACTTTTGTATACTTGAGATAATGTTGATTCAACAAACGCGCTCGCTGCCCCTAACAAAGCCATTACCCACATCCAAAATACAGCTCCAGGCCCGCCGAAAGCGATTGCTGTCGCTACCCCTGCGATATTACCAATTCCAACTCTTCCTGATAAGGCTAAACAAAATGCCTGAAAAGATGATATTCCCGTCTCTGAACTCTTTCCTTCAAATAATAGTTTAATCATCTCTTTAAAATAACGAATTTGCAAAAAGCGTGTTGCAATCGTGAAATATACGCCTGCCCCTAATGCAAAAACAACTAAACCGATACTCCACACTTGCCCTACTAACCATTCTACTAAATTCTCCATCCAAATCCCCCTTATCATTCTTTTGAAAAACAATTTTGTATATAAGAAAACGGACAACTATTATCAAACTTTCTAGTTGTCCGCATCTTTCATTATTTCATCCCTCAATTTTTGTCAGTAAAACGCCCTATTACTTTATATTTACCCAAACACTTTTCACTTCTGTATAATTGTCAAGCGCATATGAACCTAATTCGCGGCCAATACCAGATTGTTTGTATCCACCAAATGGTGCAGCTGCATTTTCTAAGTTATAATCATTAATCCACACTGTTCCTGCTTTTAATTTATTTGCCACTTGATGACCCGTTTTGATATTTTGCGTCCATACACCCGCAGCAAGACCATAGGATGAGTTGTTCGCTCGTTCAATTACTTCTTCTGTCGAATCAAATGGAAGTACAACAACAACTGGTCCAAATATTTCTTCCTTAACGATTGTCATATCGTCTGTAACGTCTGTGAATACAGTTGGCTTAACGAAATAACCTTTTTCAAGCGCACGTTCGCCACCAGCCGCAACTGTAGCACCTTCTTT includes:
- a CDS encoding alanine/glycine:cation symporter family protein; the protein is MENLVEWLVGQVWSIGLVVFALGAGVYFTIATRFLQIRYFKEMIKLLFEGKSSETGISSFQAFCLALSGRVGIGNIAGVATAIAFGGPGAVFWMWVMALLGAASAFVESTLSQVYKSKVGNEYRGGTPYFIEKGLKMKWFAVIVAVVVTLSYGVLLPGIQSSSIAVGFENSNGINKYITGIFLVVLLAAIIFGGVKRIAGVSQMLVPFMAIGYVIVTCIILIANVSDIPSMFALIFSSAFGVNEMFGGIVGAAIAWGVKRAVFSNVAGVGEATYSSAAAEVSHPAKQGLVQAFSVYIDTIVVCTATALMILITGMYNVIPEGKSAIVKNIGNVEAGPIYTQQAVETVMTGFGPIFISIAIFFFAFTTLLAYYYIAETTLTYLDRQLKYGWLKPVLKFGFLIMVYIGSVESASLLWNLGDLGIGSMAWLNLIAILLLSKIALKVLKDYETQKKEGKDPVFDPKNVGIEGLTFWEERSKEVERKSSREKVIVDDNLKL